A window of the Methanoregula sp. genome harbors these coding sequences:
- a CDS encoding response regulator gives METHPEDAGRKILVVEDSRTQAEYLRHILETEGYTVTLAANGNDALEQIRIDRPTIVLTDILMPEMDGYTLCRAIKQNKEMADIPVILVTQLFDPADLIKGLEAGADNLIIKPFEAEHVKFRITSTLQSRDPPDSHDAGATPAVSPEGQPPHIPASQSRSPAILLSSYDLVVRKNAELEEVNAFLLAENEGLQQMISTLQQANENLQLENAELKRMEKVHTPDMR, from the coding sequence ATGGAGACACACCCCGAAGATGCCGGTAGGAAAATTCTGGTTGTCGAGGATAGCAGGACCCAGGCTGAATACCTCCGCCATATTCTGGAAACTGAGGGGTACACGGTTACCCTTGCTGCCAACGGGAATGATGCCCTGGAGCAGATTCGAATCGACCGGCCGACAATCGTACTGACAGATATTCTCATGCCGGAGATGGATGGTTATACACTTTGCCGTGCTATCAAACAGAACAAAGAAATGGCAGATATCCCGGTTATCCTTGTTACCCAACTCTTCGATCCGGCAGACCTGATAAAAGGCCTGGAAGCCGGGGCAGACAACCTCATCATAAAGCCGTTTGAAGCCGAACACGTGAAGTTTCGGATAACAAGCACCCTGCAGTCCCGGGATCCTCCCGATTCTCATGATGCAGGGGCCACTCCTGCAGTATCGCCCGAAGGCCAGCCACCTCATATCCCTGCCAGTCAGTCCCGGTCACCTGCAATCCTGCTCTCATCCTATGATCTCGTTGTCCGGAAAAATGCAGAATTGGAGGAAGTCAACGCATTTCTTTTGGCGGAAAATGAGGGTTTACAACAGATGATTTCTACGCTTCAGCAAGCCAATGAAAATCTTCAGCTGGAGAATGCCGAACTAAAGCGGATGGAAAAGGTGCACACTCCCGATATGAGATGA
- a CDS encoding M23 family metallopeptidase, with the protein MSAIAKFLITIIVIAAVLGSGCTQPAAVQQTEPAAPVLNMTVPFLLIPVPSQNGVNLAYELELTPANGQVPVVEKVEVLDPATGKILYTADGELLAALYHPANVPPPTAAELQNGTGKLLKPRVSLWFVVSPDAVPDRLSHRLTLNRTAAGLSPTTVTGGEVTVHKDLVPVVVGSPVHGPGWMVMETTSPLTHHFRAQITLNGVTRVPQRYAQDWVYLDPVSGQAVAGNATLARNYYGFGKEILAVANGTVVDAADGLPDSEGIYSPLGVTFETAAGNYVILDLGNKKYACYAHIVNGSVQVKKGDIVKEGQVLGLMGNSGNSDIPHLHFQVVTDIPSFLGAEGYPHVYRSFDVTGEVNETLGAERMSSPGYSTNQLWTDFGDFVTYFRQAVPQENRLMQNNVIVRFP; encoded by the coding sequence ATGTCAGCGATTGCAAAGTTCCTTATCACTATTATCGTGATTGCCGCAGTTCTTGGTTCCGGGTGTACGCAACCCGCAGCGGTACAGCAAACGGAACCTGCAGCCCCGGTCCTGAATATGACCGTCCCGTTTCTGCTCATCCCGGTTCCCAGCCAGAACGGAGTCAACCTCGCGTACGAACTCGAACTTACACCGGCCAATGGACAGGTACCCGTTGTTGAGAAGGTGGAGGTTCTCGACCCGGCTACTGGAAAGATCCTCTATACCGCAGACGGTGAACTGCTGGCTGCCCTGTATCACCCGGCAAATGTCCCGCCGCCAACTGCGGCCGAACTGCAGAACGGTACGGGAAAACTCCTCAAGCCCCGCGTATCGCTCTGGTTTGTGGTCAGTCCTGATGCTGTTCCGGACCGGCTCTCCCACCGCCTCACCCTGAACCGGACCGCAGCCGGATTGTCCCCAACAACGGTAACCGGCGGGGAAGTAACCGTGCATAAAGACCTTGTCCCGGTAGTTGTCGGTTCCCCGGTGCATGGTCCGGGCTGGATGGTCATGGAGACAACATCTCCCCTGACCCATCACTTCCGTGCCCAGATCACCTTAAACGGGGTGACCCGCGTCCCCCAGCGATATGCACAGGACTGGGTCTACCTTGACCCGGTGAGTGGACAGGCCGTTGCCGGCAATGCAACGCTCGCCAGGAATTATTACGGCTTTGGCAAAGAGATCCTGGCAGTTGCTAACGGGACGGTCGTGGATGCCGCTGACGGCCTTCCGGACTCTGAGGGCATCTACTCCCCCCTGGGGGTCACATTTGAAACCGCGGCCGGCAATTATGTCATTCTCGATCTCGGGAATAAAAAATATGCCTGCTACGCCCACATAGTCAACGGGTCAGTCCAGGTGAAGAAAGGCGATATCGTCAAAGAAGGCCAGGTGCTTGGCCTGATGGGTAACAGCGGGAACTCAGACATCCCGCACCTCCATTTCCAGGTCGTAACAGACATCCCGTCATTCCTGGGTGCCGAGGGATATCCTCACGTATACCGCTCATTCGATGTGACTGGAGAAGTCAATGAGACCCTTGGAGCAGAGCGTATGTCGTCTCCGGGCTATTCCACAAACCAGCTATGGACGGATTTCGGGGATTTTGTCACATATTTCCGGCAGGCAGTCCCCCAGGAGAACCGGCTCATGCAGAACAATGTTATTGTCCGGTTTCCCTGA
- the dnaJ gene encoding molecular chaperone DnaJ, protein MAEKDYYEILGVKKDASQDDIKKSFRQLARKYHPDLNKGSKEAEAKFKEINEAYQVLGDLQKKAQYDQVGHAEFRPGDAAGYKPPSYDDLFRDFGLGDIFDAFSGVSPRAARQRSGADLRYEIDISLADAFYGTKNTVGVPHHFACSACHGTGAEPGSVRNCPTCNGTGEIRNVQKVGNRQMVNIAVCPTCRGTGKIIDKPCQACKGKGTMQKVRRIEVSVPRGVDDGQFLRIPGEGEPGENNGPPGDLYAIIHIRPDRTFDRKGADLYSSVIIGLHTVLLGGEVEVPTITGTAHLKIPPGTQSHTLFRLREQGMPYLNSDKRGDLMVKTIVKIPEKLTKKQEELVKEAFSIGM, encoded by the coding sequence ATGGCAGAAAAAGACTATTATGAGATCCTTGGTGTGAAAAAAGACGCATCGCAGGATGATATAAAAAAGTCATTCCGACAGCTTGCACGGAAATATCACCCGGATCTCAACAAGGGCAGCAAGGAGGCAGAGGCGAAATTCAAGGAAATCAACGAGGCCTACCAGGTTTTAGGTGATCTCCAGAAAAAAGCGCAGTACGACCAGGTCGGTCACGCGGAATTCCGGCCCGGCGACGCTGCCGGGTATAAACCGCCCAGTTATGATGACCTGTTCCGGGACTTCGGTCTCGGCGATATTTTTGATGCGTTTTCCGGTGTTTCACCCCGGGCTGCCCGGCAGCGCAGTGGTGCAGACCTCAGGTACGAGATCGACATTTCCCTTGCCGATGCTTTTTACGGCACAAAGAACACAGTCGGGGTGCCCCATCATTTCGCCTGCAGTGCGTGCCATGGTACGGGAGCAGAACCGGGATCTGTGCGGAACTGCCCGACCTGCAACGGGACCGGTGAGATCCGCAATGTGCAGAAGGTCGGCAATCGCCAGATGGTGAATATCGCAGTCTGCCCGACCTGCAGGGGAACGGGTAAAATTATCGACAAGCCCTGCCAGGCCTGCAAAGGGAAAGGGACGATGCAGAAAGTAAGGAGAATTGAAGTCTCGGTGCCCCGCGGCGTAGATGACGGTCAGTTCCTCAGGATACCCGGTGAAGGGGAGCCGGGCGAGAACAACGGGCCTCCCGGCGACTTGTATGCAATTATCCACATCCGGCCAGACCGCACGTTCGATCGTAAAGGTGCGGACCTTTATAGTTCCGTGATCATCGGGCTTCATACAGTCCTCCTTGGGGGGGAGGTAGAGGTACCCACTATTACGGGTACAGCACACCTGAAAATTCCACCCGGTACCCAGAGCCATACACTGTTCCGGCTCAGGGAGCAGGGCATGCCGTACCTGAATTCCGATAAGCGGGGAGACCTGATGGTAAAAACGATAGTAAAGATTCCGGAAAAACTTACAAAGAAGCAGGAAGAACTGGTGAAAGAAGCTTTTTCTATAGGAATGTAA